The proteins below come from a single Benincasa hispida cultivar B227 chromosome 4, ASM972705v1, whole genome shotgun sequence genomic window:
- the LOC120076050 gene encoding calmodulin-like protein 3: MSTNPLHYHEAGTGNYMSEKEANSLIQKYDKNGDSILTKEELTALIIDQAASHHQLKPKKEEVVCKPQKVEAKVIPDEKGPFKMRLTRDEMREIFLEHDIDGDGHLTRSELSKALTTCGSLISLHKANYALNLADADGDGLINVDELEKVLDYVEKLNKLKK; this comes from the coding sequence ATGTCTACAAATCCTCTTCATTATCATGAAGCTGGCACAGGTAATTATATGAGTGAAAAAGAAGCAAATAGTTTGATCCAAAAATATGACAAGAATGGGGATTCAATCCTCACCAAGGAAGAGCTAACTGCTTTGATCATTGATCAAGCTGCCTCTCACCACCAACTAAAACCAAAGAAGGAAGAAGTTGTTTGCAAACCTCAAAAGGTGGAAGCTAAGGTTATTCCTGATGAGAAGGGGCCATTCAAGATGAGGCTTACTAGAGATGAGATGAGGGAAATCTTCTTAGAGCATGATATTGATGGTGATGGTCATCTCACTAGAAGTGAGCTATCAAAAGCTTTGACAACTTGTGGTTCTTTGATTTCATTACACAAAGCTAACTATGCTTTAAATTTGGCTGATGCTGATGGAGATGGCCTTATCAATGTGGATGAACTTGAAAAAGTCCTTGATTATGTTGAGAAACTCAACAAGCTCAAGAAATGA